In the candidate division Zixibacteria bacterium HGW-Zixibacteria-1 genome, one interval contains:
- a CDS encoding sodium:solute symporter, which produces MLYFWIIIAYLMILIGVGFYRAKLVKTQDDFMVAGRKLSAKVLVGTLLATWIGSGSIIAGAGLAYDKGFPALWFDAGVWAALIVLYLIAPKVRRFAQYTVPDILEARYNKYARILGTIVTIIAYTAIVSYQFRAGGMVLNLITGITVDQGIIITALFVIGYTVIAGLISVVYTDVVNGIVMVIGLFVALPFLYNNAGGWSGMVAKLPETHFQVLGDMTIFQALGYSLPTMLLLLGESGMYQRFFSARDETAARRSVVGWLVGTIIIETLIIVLGVIGSALFFDIKPEMVILHSVRHGLPVIVGCLTLAAIVAVIVSTADSFLLVPATNVMRDIYQRFINPDLSQKKMVLYSRVVVVILGVIAFVQVRFFERVLEMALYAYTMYGVGITPAVMAAFFWKRATAAGGVCSIAAGMSVTLIWEILNQPLDIPTIYPALGLSLFCLIFVSLISDKPDRAKWQPFFNK; this is translated from the coding sequence ATGCTTTATTTCTGGATAATTATCGCCTACCTGATGATTCTTATCGGAGTCGGTTTTTACCGCGCCAAATTGGTCAAGACGCAGGATGATTTTATGGTGGCCGGACGGAAACTCTCGGCGAAAGTGCTGGTGGGGACGCTTCTGGCGACCTGGATCGGATCCGGCTCGATAATTGCCGGGGCGGGTCTGGCCTATGACAAGGGGTTCCCGGCGCTCTGGTTCGATGCCGGGGTCTGGGCGGCGCTGATCGTGCTCTACCTTATCGCCCCGAAAGTGCGCCGTTTTGCTCAATATACGGTTCCGGACATTCTCGAGGCGCGATATAACAAATATGCCCGGATACTCGGAACGATTGTCACGATTATTGCCTATACCGCCATCGTCAGCTACCAGTTTCGCGCGGGCGGCATGGTGCTGAATCTGATCACCGGGATTACGGTCGATCAGGGAATCATCATCACCGCCCTGTTCGTTATCGGCTATACTGTCATAGCCGGGTTGATCTCGGTGGTTTATACCGATGTGGTCAACGGCATCGTCATGGTTATCGGGCTGTTTGTCGCCCTGCCATTTTTGTACAATAATGCCGGCGGCTGGAGCGGGATGGTGGCAAAATTACCGGAGACACATTTCCAGGTGCTGGGCGACATGACGATATTTCAGGCGCTGGGTTATTCCCTTCCGACCATGCTTCTGCTGCTGGGCGAGTCCGGGATGTATCAGCGGTTTTTCTCGGCCCGTGATGAGACCGCCGCCCGGCGCTCGGTGGTCGGCTGGCTGGTTGGGACCATCATTATCGAAACGCTTATTATCGTTCTCGGCGTCATCGGCAGCGCCCTATTTTTCGACATCAAGCCGGAAATGGTCATACTGCATTCGGTGCGACATGGTTTGCCGGTTATTGTCGGCTGTCTGACACTGGCGGCGATCGTGGCGGTGATTGTTTCCACCGCCGATTCCTTTCTGCTGGTTCCGGCGACCAATGTCATGCGGGATATTTACCAGCGGTTTATTAATCCCGATCTATCTCAAAAGAAAATGGTTTTGTACTCACGAGTGGTTGTCGTGATACTGGGCGTTATAGCCTTTGTGCAGGTACGCTTTTTTGAGCGGGTTCTGGAGATGGCTCTTTATGCTTATACCATGTATGGGGTCGGAATCACGCCCGCGGTCATGGCCGCCTTCTTCTGGAAACGGGCCACCGCCGCGGGGGGTGTCTGCTCGATAGCGGCGGGAATGAGTGTGACGCTTATCTGGGAAATTCTCAATCAACCCTTGGATATTCCCACTATTTATCCGGCGCTGGGGCTGTCGCTGTTCTGCCTTATTTTTGTCAGCCTGATATCCGATAAACCGGACAGGGCAAAATGGCAGCCGTTTTTCAACAAATAA
- the tsaA gene encoding tRNA (N6-threonylcarbamoyladenosine(37)-N6)-methyltransferase TrmO: METIQFKPIGVIHTPFNEPKDTPRSSAMGEGAEGTIELYPEYLQGLTDLEGFSHLEVVFYLHRSADYKLMVIPPLDDRPHGLFATRSPHRPNPVGISIVRLVRIEGITLHIADLDMLDGTPLLDIKPYVPRRSKDTNIRIGWLEDKIDKDKR; this comes from the coding sequence ATGGAAACAATACAGTTCAAACCGATCGGGGTGATTCATACCCCGTTCAATGAACCCAAAGACACCCCGCGCAGTTCTGCCATGGGCGAAGGGGCGGAGGGTACAATAGAATTATATCCGGAATACCTGCAGGGATTGACCGATCTGGAAGGGTTCTCGCATCTTGAAGTGGTTTTCTATCTGCACCGATCCGCTGATTATAAACTGATGGTGATTCCTCCGCTGGATGACCGCCCGCACGGACTTTTCGCCACCCGCTCGCCGCATCGGCCCAACCCGGTCGGCATCTCGATCGTGCGCCTTGTCCGGATCGAGGGAATAACCCTGCATATTGCCGATCTGGATATGCTCGACGGCACGCCGCTTCTGGATATAAAACCTTATGTCCCGCGCCGAAGCAAAGATACCAATATCAGAATCGGCTGGCTGGAAGACAAAATAGACAAAGACAAAAGATAA
- a CDS encoding transcriptional regulator, translated as MDKKKLALFEARAKIIKAMAHPTRLFIVDELSRNEKCVCELTEMVGADTSTVSKHLSVLKSVGIVEDDKRGSQVYYRLRVPCVLNFFGCVESVLKTNATEQLQLLKK; from the coding sequence ATGGATAAGAAAAAACTGGCCCTGTTCGAAGCCCGAGCCAAAATAATCAAGGCCATGGCTCATCCGACTCGGCTATTCATTGTCGATGAGTTGTCCCGGAATGAAAAATGTGTCTGCGAATTGACCGAAATGGTCGGCGCCGATACCTCGACCGTATCGAAGCACCTTTCCGTTTTGAAAAGTGTCGGTATTGTCGAGGACGACAAGCGCGGGTCGCAGGTGTACTACCGGCTCCGGGTGCCGTGCGTCCTGAATTTCTTCGGATGTGTCGAATCGGTTCTGAAAACCAATGCCACCGAGCAGTTGCAGTTATTAAAGAAGTAA
- a CDS encoding thioredoxin family protein, whose protein sequence is MKEILILGTGCAKCNKLYDTAKKAVESLGVEHNLKKITDIQEIMKYGIAMTPALIIDGEVKAVGKVPSVDEIKNMLK, encoded by the coding sequence ATGAAAGAGATTTTAATACTCGGTACAGGCTGTGCCAAATGCAATAAATTGTACGATACCGCCAAAAAAGCGGTCGAATCACTTGGCGTGGAACACAACCTTAAAAAAATAACCGACATCCAGGAAATCATGAAGTATGGTATTGCCATGACACCGGCGCTGATTATAGATGGTGAGGTTAAGGCTGTCGGCAAAGTTCCCTCGGTCGATGAAATCAAGAATATGCTAAAATAG
- a CDS encoding cytochrome C biogenesis protein, translating into MDTFFVGAASAVWLGILTSISPCPLATNIAAISFIGRKVGDPRAVIFSGLMYMLGRMLVYIILGMIIVASLLSMSELSFFLQDYINKFIGPILIVVGIILLGLIPINLPSFGISTRLQDKAARYGVWGAGLLGLIFALSFCPVSAALFFGSLIPLAVRHQSSLIMPSLYGIGTALPVMLFAFVLGLGTGAVSKIFNSLTQFELWARRVTAIIFIIVGIYYTLIYIFGIQI; encoded by the coding sequence ATGGATACTTTTTTTGTCGGGGCGGCCTCGGCCGTCTGGCTGGGAATTTTGACGTCGATCAGCCCCTGCCCGCTGGCCACCAATATTGCGGCGATCAGCTTCATCGGACGGAAAGTGGGTGATCCCCGGGCGGTTATTTTTTCGGGACTGATGTACATGCTCGGCCGCATGCTCGTCTATATTATTCTCGGGATGATTATTGTCGCCAGCCTGCTGTCGATGTCGGAGCTGTCGTTTTTCCTGCAGGATTACATTAACAAATTTATCGGCCCGATTTTAATTGTCGTTGGCATCATCCTGCTTGGCCTTATTCCCATAAATCTTCCTTCGTTCGGAATCAGCACCAGGTTGCAGGATAAAGCGGCGCGATACGGTGTCTGGGGCGCGGGATTACTCGGCTTGATATTTGCCCTCTCATTCTGTCCGGTCTCGGCGGCGCTTTTTTTCGGCTCACTAATCCCGCTGGCGGTGCGTCACCAGTCCAGTTTGATAATGCCGTCACTATATGGCATCGGTACCGCCCTGCCGGTCATGCTGTTCGCTTTTGTACTTGGCCTCGGAACCGGCGCCGTCAGCAAAATTTTCAACAGTCTGACGCAGTTCGAACTCTGGGCCCGCCGGGTCACGGCCATCATATTTATCATCGTCGGAATATATTATACACTGATATATATATTTGGAATTCAGATTTAG
- the arsB gene encoding arsenical-resistance protein, producing the protein MAAKACITKEPGGLNVFEKYLTVWVILCIVVGIVLGKVAPGVATFLDGLAINVNDAPVVSIPIAVCLFFMMYPIMVKIDFAEIVRAGKTVKPVGLTLVVNWLIKPFTMYAIAIFFLGTLFHSLIGPDAVDYVKMPLGLDLPVGAAHGDGIVVLVDGLKVLQVPLWRSYLAGCILLGIAPCTAMVLVWGYLARGNDGHTLIMVAINSLTMLLLYGPLGGFLLGVGRLPVPWQALLLSIGIYVALPLVAGYLSRRWIIRAKGETWFKEKFLHILTPITIIALLITLVLLFSFKGEVILSNPLTILWIAIPLFIQTNVIFWLTYGAAKLMKLSYRDAAPSAMIGASNHFEVAIATATMLFGLSSGAALATVVGVLIEVPVMLMLVKICLRTDHWFRS; encoded by the coding sequence ATGGCGGCAAAAGCATGTATAACCAAAGAGCCGGGCGGACTGAATGTCTTCGAAAAATATCTGACCGTCTGGGTGATTCTTTGCATCGTGGTCGGCATCGTTCTGGGTAAAGTTGCGCCCGGAGTGGCGACCTTTCTGGACGGCCTGGCTATCAATGTCAATGATGCACCAGTCGTCTCCATTCCCATCGCTGTTTGCCTGTTTTTTATGATGTACCCCATTATGGTCAAGATAGATTTTGCCGAGATTGTCCGGGCCGGTAAGACCGTCAAACCGGTCGGTCTGACTCTGGTCGTTAACTGGCTGATAAAGCCGTTTACCATGTATGCCATTGCCATATTTTTTCTGGGGACACTATTTCATTCATTGATCGGGCCGGATGCGGTCGATTATGTCAAAATGCCTTTGGGTCTCGATCTCCCGGTCGGCGCCGCTCACGGTGACGGGATAGTGGTACTTGTTGACGGTCTCAAGGTTCTTCAGGTGCCGCTGTGGCGCAGTTATCTGGCCGGATGTATTTTGCTTGGCATTGCGCCGTGCACCGCCATGGTTCTGGTCTGGGGCTATCTGGCCAGGGGCAACGACGGCCACACCCTTATTATGGTGGCCATCAACTCGCTGACCATGCTTCTGCTATATGGCCCGCTCGGCGGCTTTCTGCTCGGAGTCGGCCGTCTGCCTGTTCCGTGGCAGGCGTTGTTGCTTTCAATCGGTATCTATGTGGCATTGCCGCTGGTGGCGGGATATTTATCCCGCAGGTGGATAATCAGAGCCAAAGGGGAAACCTGGTTCAAAGAAAAGTTTCTGCACATCCTGACACCGATAACAATTATAGCCCTGCTTATAACCCTGGTGCTGCTGTTCTCGTTCAAGGGAGAAGTGATCCTGTCCAACCCGCTGACCATCCTCTGGATCGCGATTCCGCTTTTTATCCAGACCAATGTCATTTTCTGGCTGACGTATGGTGCGGCGAAATTGATGAAGCTTTCGTACAGGGATGCCGCGCCGTCGGCCATGATAGGCGCCTCGAATCATTTCGAGGTCGCCATCGCCACGGCCACCATGCTGTTCGGGCTGTCCTCCGGAGCCGCCCTGGCCACGGTCGTCGGCGTTTTGATAGAAG